One Solanum pennellii chromosome 10, SPENNV200 genomic region harbors:
- the LOC107032223 gene encoding calmodulin-binding protein 25-like, giving the protein MASSDNFMTMEQWGFRSAFNDSWFTDIFAKETETLTKVLQKSYTGDGNEVVMPTGEMGSPFLTASASGPTFSGGSENDAASTGASGSMKRRGGGGGGVSKKIVKRKPRASKRASTTYITADVDSFRHMVQQVTGARISGNGTGNGQLSVSSILKPEPRRQVDRVQPVSCLPTLDTSAFLLDPTSSFMHPPPAVAGRVAAVHQPSAVVVDGGYGFDSFCDFPTLESGM; this is encoded by the coding sequence ATGGCGTCTTCTGATAATTTCATGACAATGGAACAATGGGGTTTTCGTTCTGCGTTTAACGATTCATGGTTTACTGATATCTTCGCTAAAGAAACTGAAACTTTAACGAAAGTTCTGCAGAAATCGTATACCGGCGACGGGAATGAGGTTGTTATGCCTACTGGAGAAATGGGTTCCCCGTTTTTAACTGCGAGTGCATCTGGGCCGACGTTTTCAGGTGGATCGGAGAACGATGCTGCTTCAACCGGAGCTTCCGGTTCGATGAAGCGGcggggtggtggtggtggtggagttAGCAAAAAAATCGTGAAGCGTAAGCCACGCGCTTCGAAGCGCGCGTCGACTACGTACATAACGGCGGACGTTGATAGTTTCCGGCACATGGTGCAGCAGGTGACCGGAGCTAGAATCTCCGGTAACGGGACCGGGAACGGACAGTTGTCGGTTTCTTCTATTTTGAAGCCGGAGCCGAGGCGACAGGTTGACCGGGTACAGCCGGTGAGCTGTTTGCCTACTTTGGACACGTCAGCTTTTCTACTGGACCCCACTTCATCGTTCATGCACCCACCACCGGCGGTGGCCGGGAGGGTCGCCGCCGTACATCAGCCGTCTGCGGTGGTGGTTGACGGTGGCTATGGTTTTGACTCTTTTTGTGACTTTCCTACCCTTGAATCAGGAATGTAA